One stretch of Erythrolamprus reginae isolate rEryReg1 chromosome 7, rEryReg1.hap1, whole genome shotgun sequence DNA includes these proteins:
- the FGB gene encoding fibrinogen beta chain, which translates to MFKQLSIMKLLLLFLLSVALVKSDETADYDEDEVPDATQTDNKGEAVDARGHRPLNKKREPLPTLRPAPLPPVGGVRYRARPTKKPVTGAKPGPIVYPDNGGCKHLAEELGVLCPTGCELRTELLKQESTVKPTIKDLSDKVHNLEQSSTTINNYAHLLDERLAKRQKQYTDNQNLISQYNRQLEEHYTFIKEKLDNSIPSNLRLLRSVLETLKKKLQKLENAISAQLSECQTSCTVSCNVPVVSGAECEDIYRKGGETSELYLVQPDPFFKPFKVYCDMTTDNGGWLLIQNRQDGSVGFGRKWDAYKKGFGNIAHSGGKNYCDTPGEYWLGNDKINQISKLGPTELLIELEDWDGNKVTAHYTGFSIQNENSKYQLSVNNYRGTAGNALLEGASQLFGENRTMTIHNGMFFSTFDRDNDGWINPDPKKQCSKEDGGGWWYNRCHSANPNGRYYWGGHYTPDMAKHGTDDGVVWMNWKGSWYSLKEISLKLRPISQS; encoded by the exons ATGTTCAAGCAGCTCAGTATCATGAAACTACTATtgctctttcttctttctgttgCTCTAGTTAAATCTGATGAAACTGCAGACTATGATGAAGATGAG GTACCTGATGCAACAcag ACGGACAATAAAGGCGAGGCTGTGGATGCACGAGGTCACAGGCCTTTAAACAAGAAACGGGAGCCGCTTCCAACTCTCAGGCCAGCACCTCTCCCTCCTGTTGGTGGTGTGAGATATCGAGCTCGTCCAACCAAAAAACCTGTGACTGGTGCAAAGCCAGGCCCAATCGTTTACCCTGATAATGGAGGCTGCAAACACTTGGCAGAAGAACTG GGTGTATTATGTCCAACAGGTTGTGAACTGAGAACTGAACTATTGAAGCAAGAAAGCACAGTGAAGCCAACTATTAAGGATCTATCAGACAAAGTACACAATCTAGAACAGTCCTCCACAACAATCAATAATTATGCCCATTTATTGGATGAACGTTTAGCCAAAAGGCAGAAACAATATACGG ATAATCAGAATTTAATTTCCCAATACAACAGACAACTTGAGGAACACTATACTTTCATCAAAGAGAAATTAGATAACAGTATTCCATCCAATTTACGACTTCTTcgttcagttctggaaactctGAAGAAAAAGTTACAAAAACTAGAAAATGCTATTTCCGCACAGTTGTCTGAGTGCCAAACCTCTTGTACAGTTTCTTGCAATGTGCCAGTTGTGAGCGGCGCAG AGTGTGAAGATATATATAGAAAAGGAGGTGAAACGTCTGAGTTGTACCTTGTTCAGCCTGATCCTTTCTTTAAACCATTCAAAGTATATTGTGATATGACCACAGACAATGgag GTTGGCTTCTAATTCAAAACCGCCAAGATGGAAGTGTTGGCTTTGGAAGAAAATGGGATGCATATAaaaaaggatttggaaatatTGCTCACAGTGGTGGAAAGAACTACTGTGACACCCCAG GTGAATATTGGCTTGGAAACGACAAAATCAACCAGATTAGCAAACTGGGACCTACTGAACTTCTAATTGAGCTGGAAGATTGGGATGGCAATAAAGTTACGGCTCACTATACAGGCTTCAGTATTCAGAACGAAAACAGCAAATACCAGCTCTCTGTTAATAACTACAGGGGCACAGCTGGAAATGCACTTTTAGAAGGAGCTTCACAACTATTTGGTGAAAACAGAACAATGACAATCCATAATGGCATGTTCTTCAGCACTTTTGATAGAGACAATGATGGATG GATAAACCCAGATCCCAAAAAACAATGCTCTAAAGAAGATGGCGGTGGCTGGTGGTATAATCGTTGTCATTCAGCCAATCCAAATGGTAGATACTACTGGGGTGGACATTATACCCCAGATATGGCAAAACATGGAACAGATGATGGAGTTGTATGGATGAATTGGAAAGGATCCTGGTATTCACTCAAAGAAATCAGCCTGAAGCTGAGGCCAATTTCCCAGTCCTAG